The following proteins are encoded in a genomic region of Colletotrichum higginsianum IMI 349063 chromosome 9, whole genome shotgun sequence:
- a CDS encoding Endonuclease exonuclease phosphatase family protein: MKPTGLKMLLAGGGALSSGVLAQTSGDLTVLAMNVAGLPEILQNNDVPGDKTTNSRTIGSYFAKFNYDIIHVQENKNQNKKNHHNRRSLVGPDVRMSHQLLPSPLTLLSMVVYDLYSVLRILHVWNGVDDKDIHASRALIQHVIVSTMNSISIIILKNPIHHPCDFNYHAYIYETDNHPYRTATSGGVPFGSGLNTLSNHDWVDFERVKWSQCSNASGADCLTPKGFTFMRVRLAEGVWVDVYNLHTDAGTETDDLAARNSNLHQVADYISANSAGNAVLNGLADVWVQLERGGVVPTVETICSNPSTTNYCETVDKAFYRGGPVLGLEATYFSYESSRFLQPDGNVLSDHNPITANFTWSVSASLRQSDFSGGPHGTWFSDLPALAGKSRPKAAALTFRGGNRVDAVGLTLADGTVLSHGGAGGTAATLALGASEFWTAAKVCWGQKDGRTRIFSILATTSAGRTLASGAQTSDCATHTAPAGWQIVGFLGRAGDEVDRLAFAYAPQ, encoded by the exons ATGAAGCCCACAGGCCTCAAGATGCTCCTcgcgggaggcggcgcccTGTCGTCGGGCGTCCTGGCCCAGACGAGCGGCGACCTCACCGTCCTGGCCATGaacgtcgccggcctgcccgAGATCCTGCAGAACAACGACGTGCCCGGCGACAAGACGACCAACTCGCGGACCATCGGGTCGTACTTTGCCAAGTTCAACTACGATATCATCCACGTCCAGGAG AACAAGAACCAgaacaaaaaaaaccacCACAACCGCCGATCCCTCGTGGGACCGGACGTGCGCATGAGCCATCAGTTGCTCCCGTCCCCCCTAACTCTATTATCCATGGTGGTGTACGATTTATACTCTGTACTGCGGATACTACACGTGTGGAATGGAGTGGATGACAAGGACATCCACGCCTCGCGAGCCCTGATCCAACATGTCATTGTTTCAACAATGAACTCTATATCTATCATCATTTTGAAAAatcccatccatcacccgtgt GACTTCAACTACCACGCCTACATCTACGAGACGGACAACCATCCCTACCGCACGGCGACCTCGGGCGGCGTCCCCTTCGGCTCCGGGCTCAACACGCTCTCCAACCATGACTGGGTCGACTTCGAGCGCGTCAAGTGGTCGCAGTGCTCCAACGCCTCGGGCGCCGACTGCCTGACGCCCAAGGGCTTCACCTTCATGCGCGTCCggctcgccgagggcgtctgGGTCGACGTCTACAACCTCCACACGGACGCCGGcaccgagacggacgacctcgccgcccgcaacAGCAACCTGCACCAGGTCGCCGACTACATCAGCGCCAACAGCGCCGGCAACGCCgtgctc AACGGCCTGGCGGACGTCTGGGTCCAGctcgagcgcggcggcgtcgtgccGACCGTCGAGACCATCTGCTCGAACCCGAGCACGACCAACTACTGCGAGACGGTCGACAAGGCCTTCTACCGCGGCGGgcccgtcctcggcctcgaggcgaCCTACTTCAGCTACGAGAGCTCGCGGTTCCTCCAGCCCGACGGCAACGTCCTCTCGGACCACAACCCCATCACCGCCAACTTCACCTGGTCCGTCTCCGCCTCGCTGCGCCAGTCCGACTTCTCGGGCGGGCCCCACGGCACCTGGTTCTCCGACCTGCCCGCGCTGGCCGGCAAGTCCCGGCCCAAGGCCGCGGCCCTGACGTTCCGCGGCGGCAaccgcgtcgacgccgtcggcctcacgctcgccgacggcaccgtcctctcgcacggcggcgcgggcggcacggcggcgacgctggcgcTCGGCGCGTCCGAGTTCTGGACGGCGGCCAAGGTGTGCTGGGGCCAGAAGGACGGCCGCACGCGCATCTTCTCCATCCTCGCGACGACCAGCGCCGGCAGGACGCTGGCGTCGGGCGCGCAGACGTCCGACTGCGCGACGCACACGGCGCCCGCCGGGTGGCAGATTGTCGGTTTCCTGGGACGggcgggcgacgaggttgaCAGGTTGGCGTTTGCTTATGCGCCGCAGTAG
- a CDS encoding RasGEF domain-containing protein — translation MVMLSDHSMRASLQVAPLKLHKSRSCDALASKQQLQHQQQQLQQQQDHPASSTKSSYTSKHMTPPATPNGSQEDLAAAAADQQMPPPVFHNFLRAFYPFHPSYAMTDSSVTLPLNEGDVILVHSIHTNGWADGTLLVSGARGWLPTNYCEAYDPDEMRNLLKALLNFWDLLRSTSVNDSEIFGNQEFMKGIIAGVRYLLERTHCLTRESAMITRNDSLRRARKTLLSELSALVKTAKRLQEAQKGVARPREDVNDIIDEMILKAFKIVTKGVRFFDILEDDRRQRAPAVTVMATVIEETYIPPTPPADHVEFADENNNNNNNNHSNNHRNHNRSKTGSPRKLTNGTPSRGTASRAGEMTTAATASATTTTAATSTTSTTTSRPPSSSSSSSTTNAPAGSRGLSTTVGSPSSPKSHRMSQNVKRLSANISHRVSLAGPSPLSRPHHLVSERLNKSHDTFLSHLGSFIGRLHLQSQSRPELAFAIKLSATSGGELLAVVDVVCGQSTNAEMLARARDMMFERIRELVRAAGQIIRHAVFQDADVIMPQDNSMLLMAATGCVKAAGECVAKTKWAIERVGDFECEFEAGDLGIDLAVLDIGGDGPEHHGRRPSVAPSVAETATTEATSVAAGREGEEEEGGEQGKGSTSARSAADSMQSAVVPPTPHSNHQHPPHHQQRPSIANDKPLPQLPPAVAAAAAAAAAASGSDAAQPASILHRGRPSSQNSSSSAHNSRPSSVNNDGVSSVASSVSSIRPTLPPLPKLSTSLLPGDEYSPIDNTNQDGGDFHGSHSNNNINSGNGSYHRADSIAVSSAGSSTTYLSRDSEASLVSQTSTRATTPDHALGLKLKPSMSELSNAGSANNSNGNNNDEVDDVESKMLEKTYAHELMFNKEGQVTGGSLPALVERLTTHESTPDATFVSTFYLTFRLFCSPLKLAETLIDRFHYVAEAPHMAGPVRLRVYNAFKGWLESHWRDETDREALALIEPFAQFELGAVLPSAGRRLLELAQRVSKDIALVPRLVSSMGKTNTSIAQYIPADTPHPPLAVTKGQINQLFAWRNGGSNPTVLDFEPLELARQLTIKQMNIFCSIMPEELLASQWMKKGGVDAPNVKAMSALSTDLSNLVAETILQYSEVKKRAAVIKQWIKVAHQCLELHNYDGLMAIICSLNSSTISRLRKTWDFVSVKRREMLRTLQAIVEPAQNNKVLRTRLHDHVPPCLPFLGMFLTDLTFVDIGNPPTKQIPTLSGGSGGGGGGGGGGDGSEENGGGLTVVNFDKHTRTAKIIGELQRFQIPYRLTEIPEMQDWMASQIVRVRESDQGQVSYYRKSLLLEPREMAAMRPTLESQTSSASTMTMATAMTPTTTTSSSTASSVTQRGGDLFGWMSRDRGASTPTPTPL, via the exons atgGTAATGCTGAGCGACCATTCCATGCGTGCCAGCCTCCAAGTGGCGCCCTTGAAGCTTCACAAATCCCGATCCTGCGATGCGCTGGCCTCGAAACAACAATtacaacaccaacaacaacaactaCAACAGCAACAGGACCAccccgcctcgtccaccaAGTCCTCCTACACATCGAAACACatgacgccgcccgcgacgcccAATGGCTCGCAGGAAgacctggcggcggcggcggcggaccagcagatgccgccgcccgtcttcCACAACTTTTTGCGAGCCTTCTACCCCTTCCATCCGAGCTACGCCATGACGGACTCGAGCGTCACCTTGCCATTGAACGAGGGGGACGTCATCCTTGTCCACTCGATCCACACCAACGGCTGGGCTGACGGGACCCTGCTGGTGTCGGGCGCGCGAGGATGGCTGCCGACCAACTACTGCGAGGCCTACGACCCGGACGAGATGAGGAATCTGCTCAAGGCCCTGCTCAACTTCTGGGATCTGCTGCGCAGCACTTCGGTCAACGACAGCGAGATCTTTGGCAATCAGGAGTTCATGAAGGGTATCATTGCCGGTGTGCGCTATCTCCTG GAACGCACGCATTGCCTAACGAGGGAATCCGCCATGATCACGCGCAACGACAGCCTGAGACGTGCGAGAAAGACGCTGCTCTCGGAGTTGTCGGCCCTGGTGAAGACGGCCAAGCGGCTGCAGGAGGCCCAGAAGGGCGTCGCCCGGCCCCGCGAGGACGTCaacgacatcatcgacgagaTGATCCTCAAAGCCTTCAAGATCGTCACCAAGGGCGTGCGCTTCttcgacatcctcgaggacgaccgGCGGCAACGGGCGCCCGCCGTGACGGTCATGGCTACCGTCATCGAGGAAACCTACatcccgccgacgccgccggccgatCACGTCGAGTTTGCCGacgagaacaacaacaacaacaacaacaaccacagCAATAACCACCGTAATCATAATCGCAGCAAGACAGGCTCACCGCGTAAACTGACCAACGGAACACCGAGCCGGGGCACGGCCTCACGGGCAGGCGAGATGACAACGGCAGCGACAGCGTCagcgacgacaacaacagcagcaacgtccacaacatcaacaacaacatcaaggccgccatcgtcatcttcctcgtcgtccacaACAAACGCCCCGGCCGGCAGCAGAGGCCTCTCCACCACCGTCGGCTCCCCCTCCAGTCCCAAGTCGCACAGGATGTCTCAGAACGTCAAACGGCTGTCGGCCAACATCTCGCACCGCGTCTCACTGGCCGGCCCTTCTCCGCTGTCAAGGCCGCATCATCTTGTCTCGGAACGCCTCAACAAGAGCCACGACACCTTTCTGTCCCACCTGGGCTCCTTCATCGGCCGCCTGCATCTTCAGTCTCAGTCGCGGCCCGAGCTGGCCTTCGCCATCAAGCTGTCGGCCACGTcgggcggcgagctgctggccgtcgtcgacgtcgtgtGCGGGCAGAGCACCAACGCCGAGATGCTGGCGCGCGCGAGGGACATGATGTTTGAGCGCATCCGCGAGCTCGTGAGGGCGGCCGGCCAGATCATCCGCCACGCCGTGTTccaggacgccgacgtcaTCATGCCCCAGGACAACAGCATGCTgctgatggcggcgacgggctgcgtcaaggccgccggcgagtgCGTGGCCAAGACCAAGTGGGCGATCGAGCGAGTCGGCGACTTTGAGTGCGAgttcgaggccggcgacctgggcatcgacctcgccgtgctcgacatcggcggcgacggcccgGAGCACCACGGCCGGCGTCCGTCCGTAGCACCCTCGGTcgcggagacggcgacgacggaggcgacGAGCGTGGCAGCcggaagagagggggaagaagaagaaggaggagaacaAGGAAAAGGGTCtacctcggcgaggagcgcTGCTGACTCGATGCAATCTGCTGTTGTGCCGCCAACGCCCCACAGCAACCATCAacatcctcctcatcatcaacaacggcCCAGCATCGCCAACGACAAGCCGCTGCCTCAACTTCCTCCggccgtcgctgccgccgccgccgccgccgccgccgcctccgggtCCGATGCTGCTCAGCCGGCTTCTATTCTTCACCGGGGACGCCCTTCATCTCAgaactcgtcgtcgtctgctcACAACTCGCGCCCTTCGTCCGTCAACAACGACGGCGTCTCGAGTGTGgcgtcgtccgtctcgtcgATCCGCCCGACTCTGCCGCCTCTGCCCAAACTGTCCACATCCCTGCTCCCGGGAGATGAGTACAGCCCCATCGACAACACAAAccaggatggcggcgactTTCACGGCAGccacagcaacaacaacatcaacagcGGCAACGGCTCGTATCATCGTGCTGACAGTATAGCCGTGTCGAGcgccggcagcagcaccacctATCTCAGCCGAGACTCGGAGGCCAGCCTCGTGTCGCAGACGTCGACGCGCGCAACGACGCCGGACCACGCCCTGGGCCTGAAGCTCAAGCCCTCCATGTCGGAGCTCAGCAACGCCGGCAGcgccaacaacagcaacggtaacaacaacgacgaggTGGACGATGTCGAGTCCAAGATGCTCGAGAAGACGTACGCTCACGAGCTCATGTTCAACAAGGAGGGCCAGGTCACGGGCGGCTCGCTCCCTGCTCTCGTCGAACGCCTCACGACGCACGAGTCGACGCCCGACGCGACCTTCGTCTCGACCTTTTACCTCACCTTCCGTCTCTTCTGCAGCCCCCTcaagctggccgagacgCTCATCGACCGCTTCCActacgtcgccgaggccccTCACATGGCCGGCCCCGTCCGGCTGCGCGTGTACAACGCCTTCAAGGGCTGGCTCGAGTCGCACTGGCGCGACGAGACGGaccgcgaggccctcgccctcatcgagCCCTTTGCCCAgttcgagctcggcgccgtgctgccctcggccggccgccgcctcctcgagctggccCAGCGCGTGTCCAAGGACATCGCCCTCGTGCCCCGCCTCGTGTCGTCCATGGGCAAGACCAACACGTCCATCGCCCAGTACATCCCGGCCGACACGCCTCACCCGCCGCTGGCCGTGACCAAGGGCCAGATCAACCAGCTCTTCGCCTGGAGgaacggcggcagcaaccCGACGGTGCTCGACTTCGAGCCCCTCGAGCTGGCCCGCCAGCTCACCATCAAGCAGATGAACATCTTCTGCTCCATCATGcccgaggagctgctcgcGTCGCAGTGgatgaagaagggcggcgtcgacgcccccAACGTCAAGGCCATGTCGGCCCTCTCGACGGACCTGTCCAACCTCGTGGCCGAGACCATCCTGCAGTACTCGGAGGTCAAGAAGCGagccgccgtcatcaagcAGTGGATCAAGGTCGCCCACCAGTGCCTCGAGCTGCACAACTACGACGGCCTCATGGCCATCATCTGCAGCCTCAACAGCAGCACCATCAGCCGCCTCCGCAAAACGTGGGACTTTGTCTCGGTGAAGCGCCGCGAGATGCTGCGCACGCTGCAGGCCATTGTCGAGCCCGCCCAGAACAACAAGGTGCTGCGCACTCGCCTGCACGACCACGTCCCGCCCTGTCTGCCGTTCCTCGGCATGTTCCTGACCGACCTCACCTTTGTCGATATCGGTAACCCACCGACGAAGCAGATTCCTACCCTCAgcggtggcagcggcggcggcggcggcggcggcggcggtggcgatggcTCCGAAGAgaatggcggcggcctcacCGTCGTCAACTTTGACAAGCACACGCGCACCGCCAAGATCATTGGCGAACTACAGCGCTTCCAGATCCCCTACCGGCTCACCGAGATCCCCGAGATGCAGGACTGGATGGCGTCGCAGATTGTCCGCGTCCGCGAGAGCGACCAGGGCCAGGTCAGCTACTACCGCAAGAGCCTGCTCCTCGAGCCCCGtgagatggcggcgatgaggccTACCCTTGAATCCCAGaccagctcggcgtcgacgatgacgatggcgacggccatgacgccaacgacgaccacgtcgtcatcgacggctTCTTCCGTCACCCAGCGAGGCGGTGATCTCTTTGGCTGGATGAGCCGAGACCGTGGCGCCTCGACACCGACGCCCACTCCGCTGTGA
- a CDS encoding Thiol-specific monooxygenase, with protein sequence MKPAKRVAVIGLGPAGAIAIDALAQEQAFDTVRVFERREAPGGCWYRAEKVRRVPNSAAAAAGGGEGEVEEKEGKEDQDKEAEEEWKLTLRQSDPASSTDSWWEERFDALVVASGHYSVPYIPPTPGLAAFAASRPPGSVIHSKHYRGRAAYLGRTVVVVGASVSAADIATDLAAVAREPVTAVVLGHTPNGYFGAEAFEHPLVRKAPSIARVDAASRTVHFVDGSSVSGVDDIIFGTGYTWTLPFFDNPPPSLPPRPGKETAAAAPLPTPRNNRIPNLYLHTIYTPDPTILFVGAVNAGLTFKVFEYQAVLAARLLAGRVPPDRLPDAEAQRAWEADRVASRGDGPRFALVFPDFPDYFETLRRLAGPPTDDGKGRRLPPYNPFWFERFMAGHERRKAMWRRLNAEAREALGGEPRDGGQGDVARAKL encoded by the exons ATGAAGCCGGCGAAGCGCGTAGCAgtcatcggcctcggcccggccggcgccatcgccatcgacgccctcgcccaggaGCAGGCTTTTGACACCGTCCGCGTCTTTGAGAGACGAGAAGCCCCGGGTGGATGTTGGTAT CGCGCCGAGAAGGTCCGGCGGGTCCCCAActccgccgcagccgccgccggaggaggagaaggagaagtagaagaaaaagaagggaaagagGACCAAGAcaaagaagcagaagaagaatgGAAGCTCACCCTCCGCCAATCGGACCCCGCCTCCTCCACGGACTCCTGGTGGGAGGAGCGcttcgacgccctcgtcgtcgcgtcGGGCCACTACTCCGTCCCCTACATCCCCCCGACCCCgggcctcgccgccttcgccgcctcccgGCCCCCCGGGAGCGTCATCCACAGCAAGCACTACCGCGGCCGCGCCGCCTACCTGGGCCggaccgtcgtcgtcgtcggcgcctccgtctccgccgccgacatcgccaccgacctcgccgccgtcgcccgcgaacccgtcaccgccgtcgtcctcggccacaCCCCCAACGGCTacttcggcgccgaggccttcGAGCACCCCCTGGTCCGCAAGGCGCCCTCCATCGcccgcgtcgacgccgcctccCGGACGGTCCACTTCGTCGACGGGTCCTCCGTctccggcgtcgacgacatcatcTTCGGCACCGGGTACACCTGgaccttgcccttcttcgacaatcctcctccttctctgcCGCCGAGACCCGGAAaggagaccgccgccgccgcccctttACCGACCCCCAGAAACAACCGTATTCCGAACCTCTACCTCCACACCATCTACACCCCGGACCCCAccatcctcttcgtcggcgccgtcaacgccggcCTGACCTTCAAGGTCTTCGAGTAccaggccgtcctcgccgcccgcctcctcgcGGGCCGCGTCCCGCCGGACCGCctccccgacgccgaggcccagcgcGCCTGGGAGGCCGATCGCGTCGCCagccgcggcgacggccccaggttcgccctcgtcttcccgGACTTCCCCGACTACTTCGAGACCCTCCGACGCCTCGCCGGCCCGCCCACAGACGACGGGAAAGGCAGGCGCCTGCCGCCCTACAACCCCTTCTGGTTCGAGAGGTTCATGGCGGGCCACGAGAGGCGCAAGGCCATGTGGCGGCGCCTGAAcgccgaggcgagggaggccCTGGGCGGGGAGCCGAGGGATGGCGGGCAGGGGGACGTCGCGCGCGCAAAGCTGTAG
- a CDS encoding Inner membrane transporter yfaV: protein MFVCVSVCSRWLSTSLLPSLSIPTSSKMTEPKQEDVRFFDSPGQQTPVSEPDWTEREETRARRKIDSSVLPLLYLGLLVFQLDRMNLASALTGGFAADIGVNQDTINLGNQLMFLGIVILEIPSNMLLQKVGPRKYISGQVMLFGFVATMQVFLVDRKGFLAARMMLGLAEAGYIPGACYTLSTWYTKKELAKRIAVLSVSLSLSLSLSLAVDGNLSETYPPANRFFVSSSFFGMFSGNALSPILASGILKLEGERGLRGWQWLFLIEGVFTFFVGLSLLFLLPGSPDTPDPLLSPGIVRFRGPERNILQRRLELDDKERRGGAQGMHIPPSLVWKTILHWQRWPHFLSSFAVFSTWSPLTTYTPTIIMNLGFNRIQANALAAVGASLSLVVVFFFAYVSDKTNRRGFSVIGAHACYLVVLVVARTAHPHVGKWSRWGLWTAVNSFAVGYHPAHNSWVQLNCREPGERSISIAMWVMLSISGLMVGTQYYRGNDTPFYQTGLRTQIIMVSVGMAFAILQVVIYTVHNKRVASGKHKPRNGEVPRIYVP, encoded by the exons ATGTTTGTGTGCGTGAGTGTTTGTTCCAGGTGGTTATCCACGTCTTTATtgccctctctctctatcccAACGTCGTCAAAGATGACGGAGCCGAAGCAGGAAGACGTGCGTTTCTTCGACTCGCCGGGCCAGCAGACGCCCGTCTCGGAGCCGGACTGGACGGAGCGCGAGGAGACGCGGGCGCGGCGGAA GATCGACAGCTCGGTGCTCCCGCTGCTGtatctcggcctcctcgtcttccagcTGGACCGCATGAACCTCGCGAGCGCCCTCACCGGCGGCTTCGCGGCGGACATTGGCGTCAACCAGGACACCATCAACCTGGGCAACCAGCTCATGTTTCTGGGGATTGTCATCCTCGAGATCCCGTCCAATATGCTTCTGCAAAAA GTCGGCCCGCGCAAGTACATCTCCGGGCAGGTCATGctcttcggcttcgtcgccACCATGCaggtcttcctcgtcgaccgcaAGGGCTTCCTCGCCGCGCGCATGATGCtcggcctggccgaggccggctaCATCCCCGGCGCGTGCTACACGCTGTCGACGTGGTACACCAAGAAGGAGCTCGCCAAGCGCATCGCCGTCTTGTCagtatctctctctctttctctctctctctctctggcgGTGGATGGAAACCTGTCTGAGACCTACCCTCCAGCTAACAGGTTCTTTGTCTCCTCAAGTTTCTTCGGCATGTTCAGCGGCAACGCCCTGAGTCCCATCCTCGCGTCCGGCATCCTGAAGCTCGAGGGTGAGCGCGGGCTGAGGGGATGGCAGTGGCTCTTCTTGA TCGAGGGCGTCTTCACATTCTTCGTCGGCCTGTcgctcctcttcctcctgccgGGCTCCCCCGACACGCCCGACCCGCTGCTGAGCCCCGGCATCGTCCGCTTCCGCGGCCCGGAGCGGAATATCCTGCAGAggcgcctcgagctcgacgacaaggagcGGCGCGGGGGCGCCCAGGGGATGCACATCCCCCCGAGCCTCGTGTGGAAGACCATCCTGCACTGGCAGCGCTGGCCCCATTTCCTCAGCAGcttcgccgtcttctccacgTGGAGCCCCCTGACGACGTATACTCCGACCATCATCAT GAACCTCGGCTTCAACCGCATCCAGGccaacgccctcgccgccgtcggcgcctcgctgtcgctggtcgtcgtcttcttcttcgcctaCGTCAGCGACAAGACCAACCGGCGCGGCTTctccgtcatcggcgcccacGCGTGctacctcgtcgtcctcgtcgtcgcgcgGACGGCGCACCCGCACGTCGGCAAGTGGTCCCGCTGGGGCCTGTGGACGGCCGTGAACAGCTTCGCCGTGGGCTACCATCCGGCTCACAACTCGTGGGTGCAGCTCAACTGCCGCGAGCCGGGCGAGAGGAGCATCAGCATCGC GATGTGGGTGATGCTCTCGATCAGCGGGTTGATGGTCGGTACCCAGTACTACCGAGGAAACGACACGCCCTT CTACCAAACGGGACTGAGGACGCAGATCATCATGGTCTCGGTTGGCATGGCGTTTGCCATCCTGCAGGTGGTCATCTACACGGTTCACAACAAGCGCGTGGCCTCGGGGAAGCACAAGCCTCGCAACGGCGAAGTACCTCGTATATACGTTCCATGA